The Salvia hispanica cultivar TCC Black 2014 unplaced genomic scaffold, UniMelb_Shisp_WGS_1.0 HiC_scaffold_1184, whole genome shotgun sequence nucleotide sequence attattaattgaattaaatgcGAGGAAAGTATTTGACACTAAAATTTattgcaatttgactataGTGAAATATATACAGGGTGTTTgtaaagattttaaaattctattcTATTActtgttttaaatgaaaagtaGAAATTTCTTAACTACAAATCATATTCTATATGTGTATTCTActatttacaatttaattaacgTTAgcgaaaaaaattagtatctTTAACTAAATAACATTAGTATGAACAAAATACATAGcaaatacacaaattttttaacttccaaatgtaattttgtaaattaaaaatgacatgATTAGGTTAGTCATTAGTGACATCTATTCTACTAATGATGGGTTGTCACTTTCTTGTATccttcttttctctttttgtgaattttatatagtggTAATTAATTGACTAAGTGAGAGGGTAAATTATGATTAGTAGACTATAATTTCCTCCACGTGTAGTGTAATGATAGGGCGTGATGCTCGCCGTCAATAAGGAAAAGCCCATTCtattatattatcaaataCGATTTTAATCATGGGatcatcaatttattaattactaatacgATTCAAATTATGATGTTTGATTTGAATTACTAATAATCACGAGCATAACGCTTCCATTCATTTGGTCAAGGAGGAAAATCTGTCTATGATATCCCAACTTCTactattgattaattaatttaatatggtTGATTTTGGAAGCTAATTAAATGCATTGTATTTTAACCCCACATTTGTACTTCTAAAGTATgtatttagtaaataaaattatatcaagGGATATACATACGAATATGGATATGGGCCAAGCCCATTTATTTGAACCTCAAATCCATATGAATTATCTAATCCCACATAGGAAAAGAACTTACCAAGTGGCACGATCTTATTGGATGCAACACCACACTCATGTGATGACGTGGCActaatgcattttatttttgtattcaaTCTGTGTAGAGATCAACCAGCAGAAGACAATTCAGAGCAAAAATGGCGAATTTCAACGTGAATTCAATCCTGTTAATCACTATTTCGATTTTCGCAGCTGCAGCTTATGGAATTGACGATAAATGCGCCGCCTGCAATGCAATTGCTGTGTGTAACTCTTTTTTTGTGCTTcaaatctaaaaaatttagttgttttttttggttgttaAATTTGGgtgtgttgttgttgttgttgcagATGGAGCTGGAGCGCGGACTCTCAAATGTAAGTTTCTGCATAATCATTTTCTGAGTAGTTATGTTTTCAATTTGGTTCTAATCATGCGGCATTCAGTTTAAAGTAATTGAATGTTAAACTTATGAGAACTGAAGTTGTGAGGTTGAGGTTACGGCTGAATGGATAAAATAGTGAATTTTCAACTGCATCTTTATAACTTGTTAGTGTGGAAGTTGAATTTGTTCATAatagttttgttgtttttgagATGAGGATTGCATATGTGACAATGTGCGGAGATGTATTGAAGTACTCGAAGtcagattaaaaaatatcactaGGAGGCTGATTAGAGTAGAGCTACAGTAGctgcatttttgtttttgcaatGTTGTATCGGCTATTTCACTTGAAATTGTACTATTTGCAACGATGATAGTTCTCACAAGGAACTGCTGTGATGTAAAATGATTCGTTTTGTGTGCAGGAAAAACCGAGAAACCATTTGGACATGAGACACCGTTTGGACTCTAAAGGTCAGCGACAAGGGAAGCTAATAGATTACAGGTATTAGGGATAATGGAACTCTTCTAATTCATAGTGGCTCATTGTGTATAGTCTCTAATTCTCAAATTTATTGCTTCCTCGTTTTTCTCCAACAGAGTCAGCGAGTTGAGAGTTGTTGAACTTCTTGATGGGCTCTGCGAAAACATGCAGGATTATACT carries:
- the LOC125198058 gene encoding protein seele-like codes for the protein MANFNVNSILLITISIFAAAAYGIDDKCAACNAIAMELERGLSNEKPRNHLDMRHRLDSKGQRQGKLIDYRVSELRVVELLDGLCENMQDYTLEKVDSSRQWIKVKDWDNLKTSMYATFV